In Massilia violaceinigra, one DNA window encodes the following:
- a CDS encoding methyl-accepting chemotaxis protein: protein MGFAWKSTPKGEPVPDTEFGPDLEAAALNKDDSAPAQNVVDDSLRAELDQHDELRLANIMGRKRGGDDDDGGSEARLPLIGHLSLPRQLRILLMVFVAGILVTVVALWRNAASSSDASAQTQIASDALMHSQRIGKAAPNAIQGNQEAFVQLEQSRAQLTADLNALQRGGKIGGVQLPTPPASMNKLIAAAKLKWVTSDNSAGTILRMKPELTGFEKTLRQLDTLSPELLSMTEELLNEKVQRGGTPRELAAIGRLMMLTQRLSRSASEFLTSGGIRSETAFQLGRDTTTFRTTVEGFLNGNETMQLSATKDAELRVKLELIKSKFDTYQKLVASILDNLPKFTAAKGAEQSIFYENEEVKALLTKVQVGFRTEQDSNNVWFWVMALATMFTLGVGVSIARVMLQDSRTRARGADVRRQEAESMRQLAQSKEEEAKATNDQNQAAILRLMNELQEVADGDLTVHATVSEDITGAIADSVNYTVEELRGLVERVTTTAEQVTSASTNAQNISTDLLAATEQQSREIQEASETVLKMANEITDVSKSANESAEVARQSVAAALQGSTAVENSIKGMHEIREQIQETSKRIKRLGESSQEIGEITELISDITEQTNVLALNAAIQAASAGEAGRGFSVVAEEVQRLAERSAEAAKQIGALVRTIQTDTHDAVAAMEKSTQGVVEGARLSDAAGAALSDISRVSNRLAELIQGISFATELQATSANDVAHNIQHILSVTENTQDGTQQTAQSIRQLSLLAQELKNSVSRFRVVA from the coding sequence ATGGGATTTGCATGGAAGAGTACCCCAAAGGGTGAGCCGGTACCGGATACAGAATTCGGTCCCGATCTCGAGGCTGCGGCCTTGAACAAGGACGACAGCGCGCCTGCGCAGAACGTGGTGGACGACAGTCTGCGCGCCGAACTCGATCAGCACGACGAGCTGCGCCTGGCTAACATCATGGGCCGCAAGCGAGGCGGCGACGACGACGACGGCGGTAGCGAAGCGCGCCTGCCGCTGATCGGCCACCTGTCGCTGCCGCGCCAGCTGCGTATTTTGCTGATGGTGTTCGTGGCCGGCATTCTGGTGACCGTGGTGGCGTTGTGGCGCAACGCGGCCAGTAGCTCCGACGCTTCGGCCCAGACGCAGATCGCGTCCGACGCGCTGATGCACTCCCAGCGTATCGGTAAAGCGGCGCCTAACGCGATTCAGGGTAACCAGGAAGCGTTCGTGCAGCTCGAGCAGAGCCGCGCCCAACTGACGGCCGACCTGAACGCGCTCCAGCGCGGCGGCAAGATCGGCGGCGTGCAGCTGCCGACGCCACCGGCCAGCATGAACAAGCTGATCGCCGCTGCGAAGCTCAAGTGGGTTACCTCCGACAATTCGGCAGGCACCATCTTGCGCATGAAGCCGGAACTGACCGGTTTTGAAAAGACCCTGCGCCAGCTCGACACCCTCTCGCCAGAGCTGTTGTCGATGACCGAAGAACTGCTCAACGAAAAAGTGCAGCGCGGCGGCACGCCACGCGAACTGGCTGCCATCGGGCGCCTGATGATGCTGACCCAGCGCCTCTCGCGCAGCGCCAGTGAATTCCTGACCTCCGGCGGTATCCGTTCCGAAACCGCGTTCCAGCTGGGCCGCGACACCACGACCTTCCGTACCACGGTCGAAGGCTTCCTGAACGGGAACGAGACGATGCAGCTCTCGGCTACGAAAGACGCGGAACTGCGCGTCAAGCTCGAACTGATCAAATCGAAGTTCGACACCTACCAGAAACTGGTGGCCTCGATCCTCGACAACCTGCCGAAATTCACGGCCGCCAAGGGCGCCGAACAGTCGATCTTCTACGAGAACGAAGAAGTCAAGGCGCTGCTGACCAAGGTGCAGGTGGGCTTTCGTACCGAGCAGGATTCGAACAACGTCTGGTTCTGGGTGATGGCCCTGGCCACCATGTTCACCTTGGGCGTCGGCGTCAGTATCGCCCGCGTCATGCTGCAAGACTCCCGTACCCGTGCCCGCGGCGCCGATGTGCGTCGCCAGGAAGCGGAATCGATGCGCCAGCTGGCGCAGTCGAAGGAAGAAGAAGCGAAAGCGACCAACGACCAGAATCAGGCCGCTATTTTGCGCCTGATGAACGAACTTCAAGAAGTGGCCGATGGTGACTTGACCGTGCACGCAACGGTGTCGGAAGACATCACCGGCGCGATTGCCGACTCGGTGAACTACACGGTGGAAGAGCTGCGCGGTCTGGTGGAACGCGTGACGACGACGGCGGAGCAGGTTACCTCGGCATCGACCAACGCACAGAACATTTCGACCGACCTGCTGGCGGCGACCGAGCAGCAGTCGCGCGAGATTCAGGAAGCGTCCGAGACGGTTCTGAAAATGGCGAACGAAATTACCGACGTATCGAAGTCGGCGAATGAATCGGCAGAGGTTGCGCGCCAGTCGGTTGCGGCGGCATTGCAAGGTTCGACGGCGGTGGAAAATTCGATCAAGGGTATGCACGAGATCCGCGAGCAGATCCAGGAAACCTCGAAACGAATCAAGCGACTGGGCGAATCGTCCCAGGAGATTGGCGAGATCACGGAACTGATTTCCGACATTACCGAACAGACCAACGTACTGGCGCTGAACGCGGCGATTCAGGCGGCATCGGCCGGCGAAGCGGGACGCGGCTTCTCGGTGGTTGCGGAAGAGGTTCAGCGACTGGCGGAACGTTCGGCGGAAGCGGCAAAACAGATCGGCGCGCTGGTGCGTACCATTCAGACCGATACCCACGACGCGGTGGCCGCTATGGAAAAATCGACGCAGGGTGTGGTCGAGGGAGCCAGGCTGTCCGATGCTGCGGGTGCCGCACTGTCCGACATTTCGCGCGTTTCGAACCGCCTTGCGGAACTGATTCAGGGCATTTCGTTTGCGACGGAGCTGCAGGCGACATCGGCGAACGATGTGGCGCACAACATTCAGCACATCCTGTCGGTGACGGAAAACACCCAGGACGGTACCCAGCAAACCGCACAATCGATTCGCCAGCTGTCGCTGCTGGCGCAGGAACTGAAAAACTCGGTATCGCGCTTCCGCGTGGTGGCTTGA
- a CDS encoding hybrid sensor histidine kinase/response regulator, translating to MTTTDNSHVPQFDTGPLSWVMSEIRDALGRSNTALAEAAEHTAEAQASSLKHAKAYLHQAHGALQMVDVDGAGAMTEAAENALDRFKDGLLDCTPERAQVIAHAYQAVIEYLEELLSGAPQQPARLFPYYRALKEMLGADRIHPADLFFADLSAPVSLKRHVAPDSAPDYAACRTRFEKALLPFLKSADQAGQRQHAQVLLEAIAHVADAQDQPLPRTFWMAMQGFAELVAEGHLASDLYVKQLFGLINLQIRRLSQGQVSLPETMLRDALFFMAAVPNPPPTALALRRAYHLDGMVPADYDTRRYGRIDAEALKTAKEALAKAKSNWDRLSVEPLPALETEFEELLATLAEAGDKLGAPALARLQQQMVRVTKDSAASKRNSVFSLEMATAMLFIENSLDKIRQLPDDFDAHAEVIGARLLAIGAGETPPEAPQWQGDLSRRIQHEQTVAVLAAEMKNGLRQVEKVLDDYYSDTSKRATLAQIDPVLHQLQGAVAILDQEDAMRAALHVKDAVRTLAAAEGNPELEAASLQNIAQNVGALGFFVDMLAKNVDEARERFTFDSNDGMLRAVPFEKPAHGESQFDQEPVLEIEAAPVAEAPAPAAPVEVEEQIKAPVVVAAPAPPGDDEIEAELLEIFISEAQEVLAFVGSTLPAAQSMPTNMETLTMLRRSFHTLKGSGRMVGLNNFAEGAAAVEKVMNLWLSEERAADATLLALLTRATADMTVWVEQLATTGSSQRTSEALVAAAERVQHGEAFSMDAAPAEATPAMADEPVQAATPVDEHHDEHFAIDDSFEPMILDDIIALPATESAAPGNVIDFPVPGTLAAADDNTKRIGELEIPLPLYNIYLAETDELVRLLSQDFAEWRHEPQRQVTPEAEKAAHTLAGTSATVGFHALREIAYEVEMVLKSPAPVFDDAQRDLLDETIDRVRQMLQRFALGELAPAEPDLVARLHVLREQLAAQEAAAVFAGADEDLARRLDGLFADTLDSLVAEPPVMPERESAVAQTPSEPEVDAIDALFGEEDPFDVPLLDNPEPAQPVVQEHQDALLEAEPVIEAEPVFDEPVIEAEAVIEAEPVAEDLVLEAEPVLEEQLIEEAALEAELLVEEPAAEEPVLEAEPVLEEQLIEEAALEAELLVEEPVAEEAVLEAEPVVEEPVIEEAVLEAEPVVEAEPAAVVPMQPMTAHVPLLEALLQPESDTPAAPAVAETAFADDLDVDLLPVFLEEGTDLLPEIGNNLRKWQQNPSDTTPVQQLLRTLHTVKGSARMAGAMRLGQHTHEIETQIENMVHAGTSTPAAFDELMANYDHALLLFEQLQQPALGVVPVPGLAAAAAGSVDDAHAAQTRTPLVRVRADILDRLVNQAGEVSITRSKLESQVSTLKASLSDFSDNLGRLRRQLREVEMQAESQISSRMSISSEREFDPLEFDRFTRLQELTRMMAESVNDVASFHESLTRTVDGATDDLNVQSRLTRDLQQDLMRVRMVQFASLSERLFRVARQTAKEIDKRVNLDIRGGTVEIDRSVLEQMAAPFEHLLRNAIVHGIESRARRGAAGKAETGELLIQVSQQGNEVVIQFNDDGAGLDLSRIRTKARENGLLAPNAIVTDAEAADLIFEPGFSTADALTELAGRGVGMDVVRSQAQALGGRVAIATEAGKGARFTIHLPLTLAVTQVVLTTSGSKTFALPSILVEQVLQMKEAAVNAAHAEGFVEFQGQKVALHYLPTLLGDAEARPLSQRSCPVMVLKSGADRLAVQVDDIQGNREVVIKNIGPQLSRMIGISGATVLGSGDIVLILNPVALSHHLDHHPQMRQRIVVETTAAVPETRAADFVIMVVDDSLTVRKVTQRLLEREGYQVVLAKDGVDALEHLQETVPHLMLVDIEMPRMDGFDLTRNIRGNSGTNEIPIIMITSRTADKHRNYALDLGVNAYFGKPFQEDMLLAAIAGLLNREMPVAH from the coding sequence ATGACCACTACTGACAATTCGCACGTACCGCAGTTCGACACAGGACCGCTGTCCTGGGTCATGAGCGAGATCCGCGATGCGCTGGGCCGCTCCAATACCGCGCTGGCAGAGGCGGCGGAGCATACGGCGGAAGCCCAGGCAAGTTCGCTCAAGCATGCGAAAGCCTATCTGCACCAGGCGCACGGCGCCTTGCAGATGGTCGATGTCGATGGCGCCGGCGCCATGACCGAGGCCGCGGAGAACGCGCTGGACCGCTTCAAGGATGGCCTGCTCGACTGCACGCCCGAGCGCGCGCAAGTCATCGCCCACGCTTACCAGGCGGTGATCGAGTATCTCGAAGAACTGCTTTCGGGCGCGCCACAGCAGCCGGCGCGCCTGTTCCCTTATTACCGCGCGCTCAAGGAAATGCTGGGCGCCGACCGGATTCACCCGGCCGACCTGTTTTTCGCCGACCTGTCGGCGCCGGTGTCGCTCAAGCGCCACGTGGCGCCCGACAGCGCGCCGGACTACGCGGCCTGCCGCACGCGCTTTGAAAAAGCGCTGCTGCCGTTCCTGAAAAGCGCCGACCAGGCGGGCCAGCGTCAGCACGCGCAAGTGCTGCTCGAAGCGATCGCCCATGTGGCCGACGCCCAGGACCAGCCCTTGCCGCGCACGTTCTGGATGGCGATGCAGGGCTTTGCCGAACTGGTGGCCGAAGGCCATCTGGCCAGCGACCTGTATGTCAAACAGCTCTTTGGCCTGATCAATCTGCAGATCCGCCGCCTCTCGCAAGGCCAGGTCAGCCTGCCCGAAACGATGCTGCGCGACGCCCTGTTCTTCATGGCCGCCGTACCGAATCCGCCGCCGACGGCGCTGGCCCTGCGCCGCGCCTATCATCTGGACGGCATGGTGCCGGCCGATTACGATACGCGCCGCTACGGCCGCATCGACGCCGAGGCGCTCAAGACCGCCAAGGAAGCGCTGGCCAAGGCCAAGAGCAACTGGGACCGGCTCTCGGTCGAACCGCTGCCGGCGCTGGAAACCGAATTTGAAGAACTGCTGGCCACCCTGGCCGAGGCAGGCGACAAGCTGGGCGCCCCGGCGCTGGCGCGCCTGCAGCAGCAGATGGTGCGCGTGACCAAAGATTCCGCCGCCTCCAAGCGCAACAGCGTCTTCAGTCTCGAAATGGCCACCGCCATGCTGTTCATCGAGAACAGCCTCGACAAGATCCGCCAGTTGCCGGACGATTTCGACGCCCACGCTGAAGTCATCGGCGCGCGTCTGCTGGCGATCGGCGCCGGCGAAACGCCGCCGGAAGCGCCGCAATGGCAGGGCGACCTGTCGCGCCGCATCCAGCACGAGCAAACCGTCGCCGTGCTGGCCGCCGAAATGAAAAACGGCTTGCGCCAGGTCGAAAAAGTCCTCGACGATTACTACTCCGACACCAGCAAGCGCGCCACCCTGGCCCAGATCGATCCGGTACTGCACCAGCTGCAGGGCGCCGTCGCCATCCTCGACCAGGAAGACGCGATGCGCGCCGCCCTGCACGTCAAGGATGCGGTACGCACGCTCGCCGCGGCCGAAGGCAATCCCGAACTCGAAGCCGCGTCGCTGCAGAACATCGCGCAAAACGTCGGCGCGCTGGGCTTTTTTGTCGACATGCTGGCCAAGAACGTCGACGAGGCGCGCGAGCGCTTCACCTTCGACAGCAACGACGGCATGCTGCGCGCCGTACCGTTCGAAAAACCGGCGCACGGCGAATCGCAGTTCGACCAGGAACCGGTGCTCGAGATCGAGGCCGCACCAGTAGCCGAGGCGCCTGCGCCAGCGGCGCCGGTGGAGGTCGAAGAACAAATCAAGGCGCCGGTGGTGGTGGCAGCACCCGCACCGCCGGGCGACGACGAAATCGAAGCCGAACTGCTCGAAATCTTTATCTCCGAAGCGCAGGAAGTGCTGGCGTTTGTCGGCTCGACCCTGCCGGCGGCGCAAAGCATGCCGACCAATATGGAAACGCTGACGATGTTGCGGCGCTCCTTCCACACGCTCAAGGGCAGCGGCCGCATGGTCGGCCTGAACAATTTCGCCGAAGGCGCCGCCGCCGTCGAAAAAGTGATGAACCTGTGGTTGTCGGAAGAACGCGCGGCTGACGCCACTCTGCTGGCACTGCTCACCCGCGCCACCGCCGACATGACCGTCTGGGTCGAGCAGCTCGCTACCACCGGCAGCTCGCAGCGCACCAGCGAAGCGCTGGTCGCCGCCGCCGAACGCGTGCAGCATGGCGAAGCCTTCTCCATGGATGCCGCGCCGGCCGAGGCCACGCCGGCCATGGCCGACGAGCCGGTGCAGGCAGCAACGCCGGTGGACGAGCATCACGACGAACACTTCGCGATCGACGACTCCTTCGAGCCGATGATCCTGGACGACATCATCGCCCTGCCGGCAACGGAGAGCGCGGCGCCGGGCAATGTCATCGACTTCCCGGTACCGGGCACGCTGGCTGCGGCCGACGACAACACCAAGCGCATTGGCGAACTCGAAATCCCGCTGCCGCTGTATAACATTTACCTCGCCGAGACTGACGAACTGGTTCGCCTGCTGAGCCAGGACTTCGCCGAATGGCGTCACGAGCCGCAGCGCCAGGTCACGCCGGAAGCCGAAAAAGCCGCGCATACCCTGGCCGGCACGTCGGCCACGGTGGGCTTCCACGCCCTGCGCGAAATCGCCTACGAAGTCGAGATGGTGCTCAAGAGCCCCGCGCCGGTCTTCGACGATGCCCAGCGCGACCTGCTCGACGAAACCATCGACCGCGTACGCCAGATGCTGCAGCGCTTCGCGCTCGGCGAACTGGCGCCGGCCGAGCCGGATCTGGTGGCACGCCTGCACGTCTTGCGCGAGCAGCTCGCGGCCCAGGAAGCGGCTGCCGTGTTCGCGGGTGCCGACGAAGACCTGGCACGCCGTCTCGATGGCCTGTTTGCCGATACGCTCGACAGCCTGGTGGCAGAGCCGCCAGTGATGCCGGAACGCGAATCGGCCGTGGCGCAGACCCCGTCCGAGCCGGAAGTCGACGCGATCGACGCCCTGTTCGGCGAGGAAGACCCGTTCGATGTGCCGCTGCTGGACAATCCGGAACCGGCGCAGCCGGTGGTGCAGGAACACCAGGATGCATTGCTCGAAGCCGAGCCGGTGATCGAAGCCGAACCGGTGTTCGACGAGCCGGTGATCGAAGCCGAAGCCGTGATCGAAGCCGAACCGGTGGCCGAAGATCTGGTCCTTGAAGCCGAGCCAGTGCTTGAAGAGCAGCTGATCGAAGAAGCTGCGCTTGAAGCCGAACTGCTGGTTGAAGAGCCAGCGGCCGAAGAACCTGTGCTTGAAGCCGAGCCAGTGCTTGAAGAGCAGCTGATCGAAGAAGCTGCGCTTGAAGCCGAACTGCTGGTTGAAGAGCCAGTGGCCGAAGAAGCTGTGCTTGAAGCAGAGCCGGTGGTCGAAGAGCCGGTGATCGAAGAAGCCGTGCTCGAAGCCGAGCCGGTCGTCGAAGCGGAACCGGCAGCAGTCGTGCCGATGCAGCCGATGACGGCGCATGTACCGCTGCTCGAAGCGTTGTTGCAGCCGGAATCGGATACGCCAGCCGCGCCTGCGGTGGCCGAAACGGCCTTCGCCGATGACCTTGACGTCGACCTGCTGCCAGTGTTCCTGGAAGAGGGTACCGACCTGTTGCCGGAAATCGGCAACAACCTGCGCAAGTGGCAGCAGAATCCGTCCGATACCACCCCGGTACAGCAGCTTCTGCGTACGCTGCACACGGTCAAGGGCAGTGCACGGATGGCCGGTGCGATGCGCCTCGGTCAGCACACCCACGAGATCGAAACGCAGATCGAGAACATGGTCCACGCCGGAACGTCGACGCCAGCCGCGTTCGACGAACTGATGGCCAACTACGATCACGCGCTTTTGCTGTTCGAACAATTGCAGCAGCCTGCCCTCGGCGTCGTGCCGGTGCCAGGCCTGGCTGCGGCGGCCGCCGGCAGCGTGGACGATGCTCACGCCGCCCAGACCCGTACGCCGCTGGTGCGTGTGCGTGCCGACATTCTGGACCGCCTGGTCAACCAGGCCGGTGAAGTGTCGATCACGCGTTCGAAGCTGGAAAGCCAGGTCTCGACCCTGAAGGCCTCGCTGAGCGACTTCTCGGACAATCTGGGACGCTTGCGTCGCCAGCTGCGCGAAGTCGAGATGCAGGCGGAATCGCAGATTTCGTCGCGTATGTCGATTTCCAGCGAACGCGAATTCGATCCGCTCGAATTCGACCGCTTTACCCGTCTGCAGGAACTGACGCGGATGATGGCCGAATCGGTGAACGACGTTGCGTCGTTCCACGAAAGCCTGACGCGCACGGTCGACGGCGCCACCGACGACTTGAACGTGCAGTCGCGCCTGACGCGCGATCTGCAGCAGGATCTGATGCGGGTGCGGATGGTGCAGTTTGCCAGCCTGTCGGAGCGTCTGTTCCGCGTGGCGCGCCAGACGGCGAAAGAAATCGACAAACGGGTCAATCTGGATATCCGGGGTGGCACGGTCGAAATCGACCGCAGCGTTCTGGAGCAGATGGCGGCACCGTTCGAGCACTTGCTGCGTAACGCCATCGTGCACGGTATCGAATCGCGTGCACGCCGTGGTGCGGCCGGCAAGGCCGAAACGGGCGAGCTGCTGATCCAGGTCAGCCAGCAGGGTAACGAGGTGGTCATCCAGTTCAACGATGACGGCGCAGGTCTGGACCTGTCGCGTATTCGCACCAAGGCACGTGAAAACGGGCTGCTGGCGCCGAATGCCATCGTCACCGACGCCGAAGCGGCCGACCTGATTTTCGAACCGGGCTTCTCGACCGCCGATGCGCTGACCGAACTGGCCGGCCGCGGCGTGGGTATGGACGTGGTGCGCTCGCAAGCGCAAGCGCTTGGCGGCCGGGTGGCGATTGCCACCGAGGCAGGCAAGGGCGCGCGCTTCACGATTCACCTGCCGCTGACGCTTGCGGTCACCCAGGTCGTGCTGACCACCAGCGGTTCCAAGACGTTTGCACTGCCGTCGATTCTGGTGGAGCAGGTACTGCAGATGAAAGAAGCGGCCGTCAACGCCGCGCACGCCGAAGGTTTCGTGGAGTTCCAGGGCCAGAAGGTGGCGCTGCATTATCTGCCGACTTTGCTGGGCGATGCCGAAGCGCGTCCGCTGTCGCAGCGTTCCTGCCCGGTGATGGTGCTCAAGAGCGGCGCCGACCGCCTGGCGGTGCAGGTTGACGATATCCAGGGTAACCGCGAGGTCGTTATTAAGAATATCGGACCGCAGTTGTCCCGCATGATCGGCATTTCCGGTGCGACGGTGCTCGGCTCGGGCGATATCGTGCTGATTCTTAATCCGGTGGCCTTGTCGCATCACCTCGACCATCATCCGCAAATGCGCCAGCGCATTGTCGTGGAAACGACGGCGGCGGTGCCTGAGACGCGTGCAGCCGACTTTGTCATCATGGTGGTCGACGATTCGCTGACCGTGCGCAAAGTGACCCAGCGTTTGCTGGAGCGCGAGGGTTACCAGGTGGTGCTGGCCAAGGACGGCGTCGATGCGCTCGAACATCTGCAAGAGACGGTGCCGCACCTGATGCTGGTCGATATCGAGATGCCGCGCATGGATGGTTTCGATTTGACGCGCAATATTCGCGGTAACAGCGGCACCAACGAGATCCCGATCATCATGATCACCTCGCGTACCGCGGACAAGCACCGCAACTACGCGCTGGATCTGGGTGTGAATGCCTACTTCGGTAAGCCGTTCCAGGAAGATATGCTGCTGGCGGCGATTGCCGGTTTGCTCAATCGCGAGATGCCGGTAGCGCATTAA
- a CDS encoding cryptochrome/photolyase family protein, translated as MTLSKSLVWFRRDLRAFDHAALHHALTSSNSVYCAVIYDNTILDSLPRADRRVEFIHASLAELDAELRQLGGYLIVRHADAAQAIPTLAAQLGVDAVFVNGDYEPQAIARDAAVANRLEAEGRRFFSYKDQVIFEKSEVLTLAGQNFSVFTPYKNAWLKRMAAEPDCVVPYSVEPHAARLAPPVDDAPLPTLREIGFEPTNLSALSIPTGMSGAAQLFEDFIGRIADYGEARNYPAVKGPSYLSVHLRFGTLSLRHLVRTVTELIARGAGGEGAPVWLSELIWRDFYAMILFNHPHVVERAFKPAYDAIAFETGPEADEAFAAWCEGRTGYPLVDAAMAQLNQTGYMHNRLRMVTACFLIKDLGIDWRRGEAYFALHLNDYDLSSNNGGWQWASSSGCDAQPYFRIFNPVTQSERFDAKGKFIRRYLPQLDGLSDKEIHAPWTVPPIVLAQKKVVLGKDYPAPIVRHDEARAKTLERYAVVKAG; from the coding sequence ATGACATTGAGTAAATCGCTCGTCTGGTTCCGCCGCGATTTGCGCGCCTTCGATCACGCCGCATTGCATCATGCGCTAACGTCGTCGAACAGCGTTTATTGCGCGGTCATTTACGATAACACAATCCTCGATAGTTTACCGCGAGCCGACCGCCGGGTCGAGTTCATTCATGCCAGCCTGGCCGAACTCGATGCGGAATTGCGTCAATTGGGCGGCTATCTGATCGTACGCCATGCCGACGCGGCGCAGGCAATTCCAACACTTGCCGCGCAATTGGGCGTGGACGCGGTCTTCGTCAACGGCGACTACGAGCCGCAGGCGATCGCGCGCGATGCGGCCGTGGCGAACCGCCTGGAGGCCGAGGGCCGGCGCTTTTTCAGCTACAAGGACCAGGTCATTTTCGAGAAAAGCGAGGTGCTCACGCTGGCGGGGCAGAACTTCTCGGTGTTCACGCCATACAAGAACGCCTGGCTCAAACGCATGGCGGCCGAACCGGATTGCGTGGTGCCGTATTCGGTCGAGCCGCATGCGGCGCGCCTTGCGCCTCCGGTGGACGATGCGCCCTTGCCGACGCTGCGCGAGATCGGTTTCGAGCCGACCAATCTGTCGGCCTTGTCGATCCCCACCGGCATGAGCGGTGCGGCGCAGCTGTTCGAGGACTTCATAGGGCGCATTGCCGATTACGGCGAGGCGCGCAACTACCCTGCGGTCAAGGGGCCGTCGTATCTGTCGGTGCATCTGCGCTTCGGCACCCTGTCGTTGCGCCATCTGGTGCGCACGGTGACGGAGCTGATTGCGCGCGGGGCTGGCGGCGAAGGCGCGCCGGTGTGGCTGTCGGAACTGATCTGGCGCGATTTCTACGCCATGATTCTGTTTAACCATCCGCACGTCGTCGAACGCGCGTTCAAGCCGGCCTACGATGCGATCGCGTTCGAAACCGGGCCCGAGGCCGACGAGGCGTTCGCCGCGTGGTGCGAGGGGCGTACCGGCTATCCGCTGGTCGATGCGGCCATGGCGCAGTTGAACCAGACCGGCTACATGCATAACCGCCTGCGCATGGTCACGGCCTGTTTTCTGATCAAGGACCTGGGCATCGACTGGCGCCGCGGAGAAGCGTATTTTGCGCTGCATCTGAACGACTACGATCTGTCGTCGAACAATGGGGGATGGCAGTGGGCGTCGTCGTCGGGATGCGATGCGCAGCCCTATTTCAGGATTTTTAATCCGGTGACGCAGTCCGAGAGGTTCGACGCGAAGGGGAAGTTCATCCGGCGTTATCTGCCGCAGCTCGATGGGTTGTCGGACAAGGAGATTCACGCGCCGTGGACCGTGCCGCCGATCGTGCTGGCGCAGAAGAAGGTCGTGCTGGGGAAGGATTATCCGGCGCCGATTGTCAGGCATGACGAGGCGCGGGCGAAGACGCTGGAGCGGTATGCGGTGGTGAAGGCGGGATAA
- a CDS encoding YqgE/AlgH family protein, which translates to MKKSKIGKTLPVPGMSQDDEVRLDEGNAMASASTLNLANHFLIAMPSMQDPIFGGTVVYICEHNDKGVLGVVINKPTDMTMEVLFERIDLKLADGLRTAVVNEPIMFGGPVQDDRGFVLHTPGARYSSSLTVTEDVAFTTSIDVLEAVANGDGPQRLLVSIGYAGWSPGQLEDEIGRNGWLTVGADAHVLFDLPIEERYNAAIKLLGIDPLMLASEAGHA; encoded by the coding sequence ATGAAGAAAAGCAAAATCGGCAAAACTCTGCCCGTGCCCGGCATGTCGCAGGACGACGAGGTTCGTCTCGACGAGGGCAATGCCATGGCATCGGCGTCCACCTTGAACCTGGCAAATCATTTCCTGATAGCGATGCCATCGATGCAGGACCCGATTTTCGGCGGCACCGTGGTCTACATCTGCGAGCACAACGACAAAGGCGTGCTTGGTGTCGTCATCAACAAGCCGACCGACATGACCATGGAAGTGCTGTTCGAGCGCATCGACCTGAAACTGGCCGACGGCCTGCGCACGGCCGTCGTCAACGAACCGATCATGTTCGGCGGCCCGGTGCAGGACGACCGCGGCTTCGTGCTGCACACGCCCGGCGCGCGCTATTCATCGTCGCTGACGGTGACCGAGGACGTGGCCTTCACCACCTCGATCGACGTGCTCGAAGCGGTGGCCAACGGCGACGGCCCCCAGCGCCTGCTGGTCTCCATCGGCTACGCCGGCTGGAGCCCGGGCCAGCTGGAAGATGAAATCGGCCGCAATGGCTGGCTGACGGTGGGCGCCGACGCCCACGTGCTGTTCGACCTGCCGATCGAGGAGCGCTACAACGCCGCCATTAAACTGCTTGGCATCGACCCGCTGATGCTCGCCTCCGAGGCCGGCCATGCTTGA
- the ruvX gene encoding Holliday junction resolvase RuvX translates to MGNTLTGQAQPLAVVNAIDNAARFKQIGDLIAAWAPARLVVGEPRHPDGTEHDMTLRCRRFANQLHGRFNLPVTLVDERYSSAVIHAKRGQIIDDQAASIILQQYFDDHANNN, encoded by the coding sequence ATGGGGAACACCCTGACCGGTCAGGCGCAGCCGCTCGCGGTGGTCAACGCCATCGACAACGCGGCCCGCTTCAAGCAGATCGGCGACCTGATTGCCGCCTGGGCCCCGGCCCGCCTGGTGGTGGGCGAACCGCGCCATCCCGACGGCACGGAACACGACATGACGCTGCGCTGCCGCCGCTTCGCCAACCAGCTGCACGGGCGCTTCAACCTGCCGGTCACCCTGGTCGACGAACGCTATTCGTCGGCCGTGATTCACGCCAAACGCGGCCAGATCATCGATGACCAAGCCGCCTCCATCATTTTGCAACAATACTTTGACGACCATGCCAACAACAACTAA